Proteins from one Amycolatopsis endophytica genomic window:
- the hemW gene encoding radical SAM family heme chaperone HemW — MAFTLPGHALAGLGTRPFGVYVHVPFCATRCGYCDFNTYTAGELGTSASPESWLEGLRRELDLGARALGTAPAAETVFVGGGTPSLLGADGLADVLDAVRNAFGLAPGAEVTTESNPESTSPEFFHGLRAAGYTRVSLGMQSAASHVLKILDRTHTPGRPVAAAREAGAAGFEHVNLDVIYGTPGERTADLRASLEAVLDAGVDHVSAYSLIVEDGTALARRVRKGELPAPDEDVLATDYELIDSVLSAAGLTWYEVSNWAASEAAACRHNLGYWRGGDWWGAGPGAHSHVGGVRWWNVKHPARYASALASGGSAEADREVLTAEEQAFERIMLELRLAEGLPLDALDADGVREAELAVAEGLLDAASFAEKGRCVLTFRGRLLADGLVRRLAA; from the coding sequence GTGGCGTTCACGTTGCCCGGGCACGCGCTGGCCGGGCTGGGGACGCGGCCCTTCGGGGTGTATGTGCACGTGCCGTTCTGCGCGACCCGCTGCGGGTACTGCGACTTCAACACCTACACCGCCGGTGAGCTGGGCACGAGCGCCTCGCCGGAGTCCTGGCTGGAGGGGCTGCGGCGCGAGCTGGACCTGGGCGCGCGGGCGCTCGGCACCGCACCGGCGGCCGAAACGGTGTTCGTCGGGGGCGGCACGCCGTCCCTGCTGGGCGCCGACGGGCTCGCCGACGTGCTCGACGCGGTGCGGAACGCGTTCGGCCTGGCGCCGGGCGCCGAGGTGACCACGGAGTCGAACCCCGAGTCCACCTCGCCGGAGTTCTTCCACGGCCTCCGCGCGGCCGGCTACACCCGGGTGTCGCTGGGCATGCAGTCGGCGGCGTCGCACGTGCTGAAGATCCTGGACCGCACCCACACACCCGGCCGTCCGGTCGCCGCGGCGCGCGAGGCCGGGGCCGCGGGCTTCGAGCACGTGAACCTCGACGTCATCTACGGCACACCGGGGGAGCGGACCGCGGACCTGCGTGCCTCGCTGGAGGCGGTGCTCGACGCCGGCGTCGACCACGTGTCGGCGTATTCGCTGATCGTCGAGGACGGCACGGCACTGGCCCGGCGCGTGCGCAAGGGCGAGCTGCCCGCACCCGACGAGGACGTGCTCGCCACCGACTACGAGCTGATCGACTCGGTGCTGTCCGCGGCCGGGCTGACCTGGTACGAGGTGTCGAACTGGGCGGCCTCGGAGGCGGCCGCGTGCCGGCACAACCTGGGCTACTGGCGCGGTGGCGACTGGTGGGGCGCCGGGCCGGGCGCGCACAGCCACGTCGGCGGCGTGCGGTGGTGGAACGTGAAACATCCCGCGCGCTACGCCTCCGCGCTCGCGTCGGGAGGCTCCGCGGAGGCCGATCGCGAGGTGCTGACCGCCGAGGAACAGGCGTTCGAGCGGATCATGCTGGAGCTGCGGCTGGCCGAGGGCCTGCCGCTGGACGCACTGGATGCCGACGGCGTGCGTGAGGCGGAGCTGGCCGTGGCCGAGGGCCTGCTGGACGCGGCTTCGTTCGCGGAGAAGGGACGCTGCGTGCTGACCTTCCGCGGCAGGCTGCTGGCCGACGGCCTGGTGCGGCGGCTGGCCGCCTGA
- a CDS encoding aerobic carbon-monoxide dehydrogenase large subunit → MTTTENSTPMGFGRMHRKEDARFLRGRGHYVDDVNLPGMLHGAVLRSPHAHARVVSIDTSAAEAHPKVKAVITGQTLDGLDLAWMPTLSADVQAVLATDKVRFQGQEVAFVVADDRYAARDALELIDVDYEALPPVVDAQRALDEGAPVIRDDIDGKRDNHIFDWEAGDSGRTDEVFARADVVSAQDMLYPRVHPAPMETCGAVADMDPVTGKLTVWTTTQAPHAHRTLYALVAGLPEHKIRVISPDIGGGFGNKVGIYPGYVCAVVGSIVTGKPVKWMEDRSENLMSTSFARDYHMHGEIAASSDGKILGVRVKVLADHGAFNGTAQPTKFPAGFFSVFTGSYDIEAAHCAVTGVYTNKAPGGVAYACSFRITEAVYLIERLVDVLAFDLGMDPGELRMRNLLQPEQFPYQSKTGWEYDSGDYPRALTRAMEIAGYPELREEQKQRALAGDGTLMGIGISFFTEAVGAGPRKHMDILGLGMADGAELRVHPTGKAVLRLSCQSQGQGHETTFAQIVAEELGISPDDIDVVHGDTDQTPFGLGTYGSRSTPVSGGATAVVARRVRERAKIVASAMLEVSPDDLEWEKGRWFVQGDPDSGRTISEIALAAHSDLELPDGVEGHLDATCVYNPPNLTYPFGAYICVVDVDPETGQVQVRKFVAVDDCGVRINPMIVEGQVHGGLAEGIGMALMQVMAFDEDGNHLGGSFMDYLIPTSMECPTWELGETVTPSPHHPIGAKGIGESATVGSPAAVVNAVLDALKPYGVRHADMPLTPAAVWRALQNRPLRTDLAIT, encoded by the coding sequence ATGACCACCACCGAGAACTCTACGCCGATGGGCTTCGGCCGCATGCACCGCAAGGAGGACGCCCGGTTCCTCCGCGGCCGCGGGCACTACGTCGACGACGTGAACCTGCCCGGCATGCTGCACGGCGCCGTGTTGCGCAGCCCGCACGCCCACGCCCGCGTCGTCTCGATCGACACCAGCGCGGCGGAGGCGCACCCGAAGGTCAAGGCCGTCATCACGGGCCAGACCCTGGACGGCCTCGACCTCGCCTGGATGCCCACTCTGTCCGCCGACGTGCAGGCCGTGCTGGCCACCGACAAGGTGCGGTTCCAGGGTCAGGAGGTGGCCTTCGTCGTCGCCGACGACCGCTACGCCGCGCGGGACGCGCTGGAGCTGATCGACGTCGACTACGAGGCGCTGCCGCCGGTGGTGGACGCCCAGCGCGCTCTGGACGAAGGCGCGCCGGTGATCCGCGACGACATCGACGGCAAGCGGGACAACCACATCTTCGACTGGGAGGCGGGCGACTCCGGCCGGACCGACGAGGTGTTCGCCCGCGCCGACGTGGTGTCCGCTCAGGACATGCTCTACCCGCGGGTGCACCCGGCACCGATGGAGACCTGCGGCGCGGTCGCCGACATGGACCCGGTCACCGGCAAGCTCACCGTGTGGACGACCACCCAGGCTCCGCACGCGCACCGCACGCTGTACGCGCTGGTGGCCGGGTTGCCGGAGCACAAGATCCGCGTGATCTCACCGGACATCGGCGGTGGCTTCGGCAACAAGGTCGGCATCTACCCCGGCTACGTCTGCGCGGTCGTCGGCTCCATCGTCACCGGCAAACCGGTGAAGTGGATGGAGGACCGCTCGGAGAACCTGATGAGCACGTCCTTCGCCCGCGACTACCACATGCACGGCGAGATCGCGGCCAGCAGCGACGGGAAGATCCTCGGCGTGCGGGTCAAGGTGCTCGCCGACCACGGCGCGTTCAACGGCACCGCGCAGCCGACGAAGTTCCCGGCCGGGTTCTTCAGCGTCTTCACCGGTTCCTACGACATCGAGGCGGCACACTGCGCGGTCACCGGTGTCTACACCAACAAGGCGCCCGGCGGCGTGGCCTACGCGTGCTCGTTCCGGATCACCGAGGCGGTGTACCTGATCGAGCGGCTGGTCGACGTGCTGGCCTTCGACCTCGGCATGGACCCGGGTGAGCTCCGGATGCGCAACCTGCTGCAGCCCGAGCAGTTCCCGTACCAGAGCAAGACCGGCTGGGAGTACGACTCCGGCGACTACCCGCGGGCGCTGACCCGGGCGATGGAGATCGCCGGTTACCCGGAGCTGCGTGAGGAGCAGAAGCAGCGCGCGCTCGCCGGGGACGGCACGCTGATGGGCATCGGCATCAGCTTCTTCACCGAGGCCGTCGGCGCCGGACCGCGCAAGCACATGGACATCCTGGGGCTGGGCATGGCCGACGGCGCCGAGCTGCGCGTGCACCCGACCGGCAAGGCCGTGCTGCGGCTGTCCTGCCAGAGCCAGGGACAGGGCCACGAGACGACGTTCGCGCAGATCGTGGCCGAGGAGCTGGGCATCTCACCGGACGACATCGACGTCGTGCACGGCGACACCGACCAGACGCCGTTCGGTCTGGGCACCTACGGATCGCGGTCGACCCCGGTGTCCGGCGGGGCGACGGCCGTGGTCGCGCGCCGCGTGCGGGAGCGGGCGAAGATCGTGGCCTCGGCGATGCTCGAAGTCAGCCCGGACGATCTGGAGTGGGAGAAGGGCCGCTGGTTCGTCCAGGGCGACCCGGACTCCGGCAGGACCATCTCCGAGATCGCCCTGGCCGCGCACTCCGACCTCGAACTGCCGGACGGCGTCGAAGGCCACCTCGACGCGACCTGCGTGTACAACCCGCCGAACCTGACCTACCCGTTCGGTGCCTACATCTGCGTGGTCGACGTGGACCCGGAGACCGGGCAGGTCCAGGTGCGCAAGTTCGTCGCGGTCGACGACTGCGGGGTGCGGATCAACCCGATGATCGTCGAGGGCCAGGTGCACGGCGGCCTCGCCGAGGGCATCGGGATGGCGCTGATGCAGGTGATGGCGTTCGACGAGGACGGCAACCACCTCGGCGGATCCTTCATGGACTACCTGATCCCGACGTCGATGGAGTGCCCCACGTGGGAACTCGGCGAGACGGTGACCCCGTCGCCGCACCACCCGATCGGCGCGAAGGGCATCGGCGAATCCGCGACCGTCGGCTCGCCCGCGGCGGTGGTGAACGCGGTGCTCGACGCGCTCAAGCCGTACGGGGTGCGGCACGCGGACATGCCGCTGACCCCGGCCGCGGTGTGGCGCGCGCTGCAGAACCGTCCACTCCGGACAGATTTGGCGATCACGTGA
- a CDS encoding SigE family RNA polymerase sigma factor — translation MHFDDFAREQLPALVRFAAVLTGDPDLAQDLVQEALVRAHERWARVVRTERPDLYLRKMVVNGHLSWRRRWYQRAVRSVADPTWFREPHTADPAARIAEGDHLRELLSGLSRSQQAAIVLRFYEDRDDNDIAAVLGCAVGTVRSHISRGLSVLRVRLGAEMEVA, via the coding sequence GTGCACTTCGACGACTTCGCCCGCGAGCAGCTGCCGGCGCTGGTGCGGTTCGCGGCGGTCCTGACGGGGGATCCCGACCTCGCCCAGGACCTGGTGCAGGAGGCGCTGGTGCGCGCCCACGAACGGTGGGCCAGGGTCGTGCGGACCGAACGGCCGGACCTGTACCTGCGGAAGATGGTCGTCAACGGGCACCTGTCGTGGCGGCGACGGTGGTACCAGCGTGCGGTGCGGTCGGTGGCCGACCCCACGTGGTTCCGCGAACCGCACACCGCCGACCCCGCGGCCCGGATCGCCGAGGGTGATCACCTCAGGGAGCTGCTGTCCGGGCTGAGCCGGTCGCAGCAGGCCGCGATCGTGCTCCGCTTCTATGAGGACCGCGACGACAACGACATCGCCGCGGTCCTCGGCTGTGCGGTGGGCACGGTGCGCAGCCACATCTCCCGCGGCCTGTCCGTGCTGCGGGTCCGCCTTGGTGCCGAGATGGAGGTGGCCTGA
- a CDS encoding XdhC family protein gives MNGQELRAHAESLRAGRTPFVLATVVRAQRPTSAKPGDCALVLADGTIEGFVGGSCAESTVRAQGIRLLLTGESALLRITPGAGEEVEEGVVTVGNPCLSGGALEIFLDAQMPPPLVAIYGDGPTARALASVGRVLGYETRMGAELSDDTFAVIVASHGRDEERVLEAALTADVAYIGLIASEKRGAAVLERLAPDEPGRIHTPAGLPIGAGSPAEIAVSVYAELIATRPRVPRRPAEDVAVAAEAVDPVCGMSVAITPESVQLPYAGRRYYFCGAGCRHAFADEPSRYTGDA, from the coding sequence ATGAACGGCCAGGAGTTGCGGGCGCACGCCGAGTCGCTGCGTGCGGGGAGGACTCCGTTCGTGCTGGCGACCGTCGTGCGCGCGCAGCGCCCGACGAGCGCGAAGCCCGGTGACTGCGCGCTGGTGCTCGCCGACGGGACCATCGAGGGTTTCGTCGGCGGGTCCTGCGCCGAGTCGACCGTGCGTGCCCAGGGGATCCGGTTGCTGCTGACCGGCGAGTCCGCGTTGCTGCGGATCACCCCGGGAGCGGGTGAGGAGGTGGAGGAGGGTGTGGTGACCGTCGGCAACCCGTGCCTGTCCGGCGGCGCGCTGGAAATCTTCCTCGACGCGCAGATGCCTCCACCGCTGGTCGCGATCTACGGTGACGGGCCGACCGCGCGCGCACTCGCGTCGGTCGGACGCGTGCTCGGCTACGAAACCCGGATGGGCGCCGAGTTGTCCGACGACACCTTCGCCGTCATCGTGGCCTCGCACGGCCGCGACGAGGAGCGGGTGCTGGAGGCGGCCCTGACGGCGGACGTCGCCTACATCGGGCTGATCGCGAGTGAAAAGCGCGGCGCGGCGGTGCTGGAGCGGCTGGCTCCCGATGAGCCCGGCCGTATCCACACCCCGGCCGGTCTGCCGATCGGCGCCGGATCGCCCGCCGAGATCGCGGTGTCGGTGTACGCCGAGCTGATCGCGACCCGTCCCCGGGTGCCACGCAGGCCCGCCGAGGACGTGGCGGTGGCGGCCGAGGCGGTCGACCCGGTGTGCGGGATGAGCGTCGCGATCACACCGGAGTCGGTGCAGTTGCCCTATGCGGGGCGGCGGTACTACTTCTGCGGGGCGGGCTGCCGTCACGCGTTCGCCGACGAACCGAGCAGGTACACCGGTGACGCCTGA
- a CDS encoding (2Fe-2S)-binding protein, producing the protein MEITVTVNGRAYTRDIEPRLLLVHFLRDELGMTGTHWGCDTSNCGACVVWLDETPVKSCTVLAVMADGHRVRTVEGLAGADGLDPVQQGFTECHGLQCGFWTPGMMLTARWLIDKNPDPSEADIREAISGQLCRCTGYDNIVKSIRWAAEHDTAHEAAPAGTTVDSKEVSA; encoded by the coding sequence ATGGAAATCACGGTCACGGTCAACGGCCGGGCGTACACCCGCGACATCGAGCCGCGGCTGCTGCTGGTGCACTTCCTGCGTGACGAGCTGGGCATGACGGGCACGCACTGGGGCTGCGACACCTCCAACTGCGGCGCGTGCGTGGTGTGGCTGGACGAGACGCCGGTCAAGTCGTGCACGGTGCTGGCGGTGATGGCCGACGGCCACCGCGTGCGCACCGTCGAAGGGCTCGCCGGTGCCGACGGCCTGGACCCGGTGCAGCAGGGTTTCACCGAATGCCACGGCCTGCAGTGCGGATTCTGGACGCCCGGCATGATGCTCACCGCGCGGTGGCTGATCGACAAGAACCCCGATCCGTCCGAAGCGGACATCCGCGAGGCGATCTCCGGTCAGCTGTGCCGCTGCACCGGCTACGACAACATCGTCAAGTCCATCCGGTGGGCCGCCGAGCACGACACCGCGCACGAGGCCGCACCGGCCGGGACCACAGTGGACAGCAAAGAGGTGTCCGCATGA
- a CDS encoding GNAT family N-acetyltransferase codes for MSLITDRLLLRPWTTDEAVAVRAGERRPGWAPDFPAEGDGVIAGLLAERPDWLSEFGHHLVVERATDLVVGSIGLFWPPEDGVVEIGYGIAPSRRGRGYATEATVALTEFALKSPDVREVSAQVERANPASVRVLEAAEFECVADDGDVLRFSSR; via the coding sequence TTGTCTCTCATCACTGATCGTCTGCTGTTGCGTCCGTGGACCACGGACGAGGCGGTCGCTGTCCGCGCCGGGGAGCGCCGCCCGGGCTGGGCGCCGGACTTCCCCGCCGAGGGTGACGGCGTCATCGCCGGCCTGCTCGCCGAACGGCCGGACTGGCTGTCCGAGTTCGGTCACCACCTGGTCGTCGAGCGGGCCACCGACCTCGTGGTCGGCTCGATCGGCCTGTTCTGGCCGCCCGAGGACGGCGTCGTGGAGATCGGCTACGGCATCGCGCCCAGCCGCCGCGGTCGTGGCTACGCCACGGAGGCCACGGTGGCGCTGACGGAGTTCGCGCTGAAGTCGCCGGACGTGCGTGAGGTGTCCGCGCAGGTCGAGCGCGCGAATCCGGCTTCGGTCCGGGTCCTCGAAGCGGCGGAGTTCGAGTGCGTCGCCGACGACGGCGACGTGCTGCGCTTCAGCAGTCGGTGA
- a CDS encoding putative leader peptide, translated as MTYAGVLLVVRRHVDFRRVASALCRETN; from the coding sequence GTGACTTATGCCGGAGTTCTCCTCGTGGTGCGTCGCCACGTCGACTTCCGGCGTGTCGCCAGCGCACTGTGCCGCGAGACGAACTGA
- a CDS encoding AAA family ATPase, which translates to MTPETVGDLAESLGAAGYLTDDALATALFLAVRMRQPILLEGEPGVGKTQAAKSLAAAMDTPLIRLQCYEGLSSTEALYEWNYPRQLLGIRLAESRGEALAEADLFADDYLLARPLLAAISHPGPRPAVLLIDEVDRADDEFEAFLLELLAESTVTIPELGTRRAVVPPVVVLTSNRTRELHDALKRRCLYHWIAHPGVEQVAAIIRLRVPGADEWLAARVARAVGRMRGFGLAKPPGVAEAISWASALHVLGASAVDGPAVRRTLSAVLKYEEDRAVAVERLAEVVGE; encoded by the coding sequence GTGACGCCTGAGACGGTCGGCGATCTCGCCGAGAGCCTGGGCGCCGCCGGGTACCTCACCGACGACGCCCTGGCCACCGCCCTGTTCCTCGCGGTGCGGATGCGCCAGCCGATCCTGCTCGAAGGTGAGCCGGGGGTGGGCAAGACCCAGGCCGCGAAGTCGCTGGCGGCCGCGATGGACACCCCGCTGATCCGGTTGCAGTGCTACGAAGGACTGTCCTCGACGGAGGCACTCTACGAGTGGAACTACCCCCGTCAGCTGCTCGGCATCCGGCTGGCCGAGTCCCGCGGTGAGGCACTGGCGGAGGCGGACCTGTTCGCCGACGACTACCTGCTGGCCCGGCCGCTGCTGGCGGCGATCTCGCATCCCGGTCCGCGGCCGGCGGTGCTGCTGATCGACGAGGTGGACCGCGCCGACGACGAGTTCGAGGCGTTCCTGCTGGAGCTGCTGGCCGAGTCGACGGTGACGATCCCGGAGCTGGGGACGCGGCGCGCGGTGGTGCCGCCGGTGGTCGTGCTGACCTCGAACCGGACCCGCGAACTGCACGACGCGCTCAAACGACGGTGCCTCTACCACTGGATCGCGCACCCCGGCGTCGAGCAGGTCGCCGCGATCATCCGGCTGCGCGTGCCGGGCGCGGACGAGTGGCTGGCCGCGCGGGTGGCGCGGGCGGTCGGCCGGATGCGCGGGTTCGGGTTGGCCAAGCCGCCCGGGGTCGCGGAGGCGATCTCGTGGGCTTCGGCGCTGCACGTGCTGGGTGCGTCCGCCGTGGACGGACCGGCGGTGCGGCGGACGTTGAGCGCGGTGCTCAAGTACGAGGAGGACCGCGCGGTGGCCGTGGAACGGCTGGCCGAGGTCGTCGGTGAGTGA
- a CDS encoding FMN-dependent NADH-azoreductase produces MANLLHIDSSVRGEESVSRKLTTRAARAWLAAHPGGTISYRDLGRNPLPHIDAASAQAGMTPPEQRSEAQRASWALTEELVGEIKAADTVLLGLPLYNYGAPSTVKSWVDHLIAPGLAVDPETRQGLLGGREFVVITSRGGGYGPGTPREGWDHAQAWLPHGLSLTGLEPRFITAELILAHSNPAMAELIPLAEKSLTAAQEEIDSLWSPVAA; encoded by the coding sequence ATGGCAAACCTCCTGCACATCGACTCGAGCGTCCGTGGCGAGGAGTCCGTCAGCCGCAAGCTGACCACACGCGCGGCGCGGGCCTGGCTGGCGGCACATCCCGGCGGCACCATCAGCTACCGCGACCTCGGCCGGAACCCGTTGCCGCACATCGACGCCGCCAGCGCCCAGGCCGGCATGACGCCACCGGAACAGCGCAGCGAAGCCCAGCGGGCGTCGTGGGCGCTCACCGAGGAACTGGTCGGCGAGATCAAGGCCGCCGACACGGTCCTGCTCGGCCTGCCGCTGTACAACTACGGCGCGCCGAGCACGGTCAAGTCGTGGGTCGACCACCTCATCGCTCCGGGTCTGGCGGTGGACCCGGAGACCAGGCAGGGCCTGCTGGGCGGGCGCGAGTTCGTCGTGATCACCAGCCGTGGCGGCGGATACGGGCCGGGCACCCCGCGCGAGGGCTGGGACCACGCGCAGGCGTGGCTGCCGCACGGCCTGTCGCTGACCGGCCTGGAGCCGCGGTTCATCACGGCCGAGCTGATCCTCGCCCACAGCAACCCCGCGATGGCCGAGCTGATCCCGCTGGCGGAGAAGAGCCTGACCGCCGCCCAGGAGGAGATCGACTCGCTCTGGTCGCCGGTCGCCGCCTGA
- a CDS encoding MarR family winged helix-turn-helix transcriptional regulator, with product MAALPVLNQPPHRVGALLDHLTRQMRLRSEGVLTPLGIRPRHLLAMTVIRDRGGIAQQALATTLGMDGTNVVGLLNDLERDQLVERRRSPQDRRRHTVELTETGAKLLARAEFALATVEDEVLAALDGDQRETLYQLLQTAANGTEPVCAETVTDC from the coding sequence GTGGCCGCCCTGCCCGTGCTCAACCAGCCCCCGCACCGCGTCGGCGCCCTGCTCGACCACCTGACGCGGCAGATGCGGCTGCGCTCGGAGGGCGTGCTGACCCCACTGGGCATCCGGCCGCGGCACCTGCTCGCGATGACGGTGATCCGGGACCGCGGCGGCATCGCCCAGCAGGCGCTGGCGACGACACTGGGCATGGACGGGACGAACGTCGTCGGGCTGCTCAACGACCTGGAGCGCGACCAGCTGGTCGAGCGGCGGCGCTCCCCGCAGGACCGCAGGCGCCACACCGTCGAGTTGACCGAAACAGGGGCCAAGCTGCTGGCCAGGGCCGAGTTCGCGCTGGCCACCGTCGAGGACGAAGTACTGGCCGCCCTGGACGGCGACCAACGCGAAACTCTCTACCAGCTCCTGCAGACCGCGGCCAACGGGACCGAACCGGTCTGCGCGGAGACGGTCACCGACTGCTGA
- a CDS encoding FAD binding domain-containing protein, which translates to MQVPAQFQYQRATSVQHALSLLTKYGPDSRIVAGGHSLIPMMKLRLAQPQALIDINDLTDLARISVEDGTLCVGAMVRHADLLASAVAGEHFPIFHDAEKVVADPVVRNRGTVGGSLCQADPSEDLSAAFAAVRGEAVIEGPGGRRVVPIREFFTGPYQTVVGENELLVQLRVPISSSASAYQKVERRAGDWAVAAAGAELRIEGTQLVSVGIGLTALGAPNFHAPEAEEYLLAGPAVDERFAEAGRIAARHCNPVADQRGPADYKRHLAEVLTVRALRRARTRWHGNNHQEEG; encoded by the coding sequence GTGCAGGTACCTGCGCAGTTCCAATACCAAAGGGCGACGAGTGTGCAACACGCGTTGAGCCTTTTGACGAAGTACGGGCCGGACAGCCGGATCGTGGCGGGCGGTCACAGCCTCATCCCGATGATGAAGCTGCGACTGGCCCAGCCACAGGCCCTGATCGACATCAACGACCTGACCGATCTGGCCCGGATCAGCGTCGAGGACGGGACTTTGTGCGTCGGCGCGATGGTCCGGCACGCCGACCTGCTGGCGTCGGCCGTCGCCGGGGAACACTTCCCGATCTTCCACGACGCCGAGAAGGTGGTTGCCGACCCGGTGGTCCGCAATCGCGGCACCGTGGGCGGGTCGCTGTGCCAGGCCGATCCGTCCGAAGACCTGTCCGCCGCGTTCGCCGCGGTGCGGGGGGAGGCGGTGATCGAAGGACCGGGCGGACGCCGCGTCGTTCCGATCCGTGAGTTCTTCACCGGTCCCTATCAGACCGTGGTGGGAGAAAACGAATTGCTCGTGCAATTGCGCGTGCCGATTTCCTCGTCGGCCTCCGCGTACCAGAAAGTGGAGCGCCGCGCGGGTGACTGGGCGGTGGCCGCGGCGGGAGCCGAACTGCGGATCGAAGGCACGCAACTGGTTTCGGTCGGCATCGGCCTGACCGCGCTCGGCGCGCCGAACTTCCACGCCCCGGAGGCTGAGGAGTATCTGCTCGCCGGTCCGGCGGTGGACGAGCGGTTCGCCGAGGCCGGGCGGATCGCGGCGCGGCACTGCAATCCGGTCGCCGACCAGCGCGGCCCGGCCGACTACAAGCGGCACCTCGCCGAAGTCCTCACGGTCCGCGCGCTGCGCCGGGCCCGGACCCGGTGGCACGGCAACAACCACCAGGAAGAGGGCTGA
- a CDS encoding LysR family transcriptional regulator, producing MTLGQLSAFVLVARLGSVTDAARTLGVSEPAVSQALAALRQHHGDKLLVRTANGMTLTPGGSRLLPIASQMVALGADADAAVREANGVAERLHVVVTSTIAEFVADPLLEAFARRSGQAVDASAGLAQVAEMPVLVTNRLADAALGPRLEGDVESEPVFRCSIVAVAAPGFRPRGRPGQWPWLVDPSGADPGSGTAHLLRRMGVGESAIRVFPNQTAAWSAAANGSGVSLAFEHLAAPQLRRHELVIVPTPATPRTEYWHLTTLPHNRSSTAAGSLRHFLATPAAMQVMRSPGTGVPPSRFRPPVYVTIWS from the coding sequence ATGACGCTCGGTCAGCTGAGTGCCTTCGTTCTGGTGGCCCGGCTCGGCTCGGTGACGGACGCGGCGCGGACGCTCGGGGTGAGTGAACCCGCGGTGTCGCAGGCGCTCGCGGCGCTGCGCCAGCACCACGGGGACAAGCTGCTCGTGCGCACCGCCAACGGGATGACTCTGACACCCGGCGGAAGCAGGCTGCTGCCGATCGCCTCACAGATGGTGGCGCTGGGGGCGGACGCGGATGCGGCCGTTCGCGAGGCCAACGGTGTGGCCGAACGGCTGCACGTCGTCGTGACGAGCACGATCGCCGAGTTCGTCGCCGATCCGTTGCTGGAAGCGTTCGCGCGCCGGTCGGGTCAGGCGGTGGACGCGTCGGCCGGTTTGGCGCAGGTGGCGGAAATGCCGGTGCTGGTGACCAACCGGCTCGCCGACGCGGCGCTGGGGCCACGCCTGGAGGGTGACGTGGAGAGCGAGCCGGTGTTCCGGTGCAGCATCGTCGCCGTTGCGGCGCCCGGGTTCCGGCCGCGGGGCAGGCCGGGTCAGTGGCCGTGGCTGGTGGATCCCTCCGGTGCGGACCCGGGCAGCGGGACGGCACACCTGTTGCGCCGCATGGGGGTAGGAGAGTCCGCCATCCGCGTGTTCCCGAACCAGACGGCGGCGTGGTCGGCCGCGGCGAACGGCAGCGGGGTGTCGCTGGCGTTCGAACACCTGGCGGCGCCCCAGTTGCGCCGGCACGAGCTGGTGATCGTCCCGACGCCCGCGACGCCGCGAACGGAGTACTGGCACCTGACCACGTTGCCGCACAATCGTTCCTCCACCGCGGCCGGTTCACTGCGTCACTTCCTGGCCACCCCGGCGGCGATGCAGGTGATGCGCTCGCCGGGCACGGGGGTGCCGCCGTCGCGGTTCCGGCCGCCGGTCTACGTGACGATCTGGAGCTGA